The genome window TTTCAAGGTAATTTGTGTAAGGCTCGATAGTTCTTTAATCAACCCTcaagattttaaatattttttaaaaagaacaTTTAGGGTcagaaaaatatgtaatttattcCTCGTGGATTAGGGATTTATGGTAAGGGTCACAGGGTCAATACACATTTGTATGAAAATTGTTTAGAAATCTGCTGTTCTTATAACAATTGCATGTAATAGTTAATGAAAACATCTAATGACTATGgtgaaaatattatttaatgtgGTCAAAATAGATTAGAAACCCCATCTGTTGAGCCAGTTAGGGTTTGTCTCACGAAAATTCTgagaataaaacaagcaaatcgGAGGCCCTAAATACTTTAAccaataatgaaatataatgaagtGAGTTTTGTTGTCTTTGTCTAGAGCTATCTTCTTTTTTGGGATTGTGTAAGGTTAGCTCTGTACATACGCGTTCAAGTGTATGCAGAAATCTAAAGAACCATTTTCCACCAGGTCGATGAAGACCTCAGTAAAAAAGTAAACCCTTTCCGAGTTCTCCCTGTTAACTTAGCTGGTTACTCTGATAGCTAGTTTGGAATAATGGCTATTAATGCTAGAGAATAACACATCGTATCGTTTAGGCTGATAGCCAGTTTAGTTTTTTAGGATTAGTTACTTCACATTATAGCCTATTTAGCTGTCAGAAAATAAGGGTAACAATGTCATAATGTAATAGCTGGGGTTGTATGAAAAAAGCCTTACAATAAAAATGTCCTAATGATATTTTATGACAGTGTTCTACTAACTacaaattaaactgaacatCTAATAattgtaaaactttatttcagaaTGACCCATACACAGCCTGTTTTCTTCTGATAAGAAACACTAATCACTTACTGTAATTGTTTCACAAGGCTctaaatgtaattaaattttttcattaaattataaaaaattatcagtCAAATCAATAGAACCGATGTGCTTTATTAACACCATTTTAACAACAGATTTTCACTTTTACATGTTTAATGACTGGACTTCCTTGAAATTAGAAGTATTAGAAAGCTCGAACGCTCAAGATAATGTTTCTGTTGGTTTAACACAACGATGAGTTTTTGCCGATCATGTAACAGCATTATTTTCCTCCAGCAAGTCCTGATCCCAGAAAGATCGAAGCTTTTTTGAGAACACTTATAAATGTTGTTTAAACCACGTGTCCACATAAGGACAGCGGTTCTTATAACACGATGTTTAACTGAAGGTTTAGACacttttatgtattatatttaaggAGCTACAGTTTTAGTGCTAACCTCGACCTACGTTTTTTAATAACTTGCGTCGGCAATTCGGGTAGGTTTCACTTGGGTGATTTACAGTCCGCAGATAAAACACAGATTTACAGTATATTGGTAAATTAACTTATGTACAAATAAGTCGTTGTATGGCATATACAATAGCCGACAATATCCTATTTGAAATGAATTAAGCTGACACTCTACATTTTACAGCTTGTATGTTCTTCGCAGGTTAGTCGTTCGATCGAAATATCAACGACAGGTTGAGCATAAACGTGTTAAGAGATTTGAAATATCTTACTGAAAACACTAATGGTAGCCTGTTGAGTTCTGTGAATGATTAAGCCTGGAGTTCGTTCGATAAAGTCAGGCCTCCTAGAAGTCAGGCCTGAAAATTAAGCAGCCTGTgtgtttagctgcttgtgcAAAATCCGTCTCGCTGTGCAGTGAGTATACCATTGTCAATTACCAATTCTAATTTCTAGGATGTGTGTTAAAACGACATGTGTTAAATCTTGGGTTGAAGCAAACACCAACTGTGCATtataccggtgtattttatactaacacatatttttctttaaaagtttGAACATGTTATTGTTCTGTTTGTCAGTGTATGGTTTTTTTGTCAGTGCGCTTTAGCCATGTGACCTATTGCAATGAATTAAAGAAATCTTATTGTTGTTATTGTAGTATCTTTGCATGTGCGTTCATACTGTGTcacataacttaaaaatattgcTGTAGCGCTATGTGTATTTTCATTCACTTATTGCCTTCAGTGCAGTGGCTGGTTTCTAATTGTTTGTAGATCTCTTATGTATGCAAACATGAACAGAACAAATCtattgtcaaaaataatttaagtATTGCCGGCATTTtcattctttattattttaatattataggaTATTCAAAAACGTATTCATCCGGAGTTATACATTTTGGCCTAATTTAGTTAGTGATATTTACACAGGGGCAAACTAATTATTTTGAGacgttaatattaataaataaataatagtgtTATATGGATGCTGGATAAACCCTCTCTGTCTACACTGACCTCTGGAACCATACTGATCTCTGTAAAACAACCGAGCACTGCTGTTGGTGTGGCATAACTGctaaaagtgttttgttttgttatttcgTCTCCTGCGTGTCTGGGGAGCTACGGTTAATGAGCGAATCAAGAGCTGTGATACATCTATGGATGTTATACTTTCTTTCTCCTTGTCTTGAATCGAGGAAGTCCGAAAAAAGCTTACTTTGAACCAGTTATACTGATCGTAATAACCTTCAGATTTGAGTGTGTGTATATCACGTGTATATGAGAGATGATGTGTGTGTTTACTAGGTGCATTATTGCATGAAAATGCAATTGAAATTGTctactttaaaattaattatgCTTCCTCAATTTTTTcagttacacacacacacacacacacacactctctctccctctctctctcacacacacacgcacacgacACACACCATTATAAAATTAATGTGACGTGGTACTGTAACTAGATCTTATCTCTTAAACACCACACATTTGAAAATGGGTTCTTCGTATCATGCAGACGTACTTGCTTTTCCTGTTTCCTTTCCATGATTAGAGTAACCTATAGCCTATACGCGCGCAGTTATAGGCTCATGCTAGTGCTCGAGCTCTTGTATAGAAGGGCACGAGACCACCGGTTTCCAACCCCCTCCCCCACACCAACACTTTTCTTTACAATAAACAACTTACCCGGTGTTTGATTTCCCATTTGTATGTTATTTAAAGGCTATGTTGTCATTATTAAATTAAGGGACAAACTATACAAAtcctaaaaaatattaagataatAAAAGCTGAAAATGAACGGTAATCTCACATCACACTCAAGATGTATTTAATGTACAGCTTAACCAGAAAAGAAAAAGTGCTTCAAATCCATTTTCAAGTTTTCATTTCGAGTGCATTTATCCTACACAACAATGgtatgtaaaaaaagaaaacaagagaatcacaaaaataaatatgcattttataaaCAACCAGTGACTTCAGCTTAAAAAAATGTCCATGTCAAAATCTGACCTCAAGTATAGTAGCAAAAGCAGAAGGATAAAAACAGTCAGTCCTGATCATGTATATCATATGTTACAATGTTTACAGTAAGTCACCGCCCATTTCTGTTCTTTTTGGAGATCTTTAAATTGTTaaactgggggggggggggggtgtatcTGCGCTATACATTCAGTTTAATTTGGCTAGTTTTGAAATAATTTCTCTGAAGTTGAGTCGACATAGAGCTTCTCTGTTAGACACACGACGGAACAAAACTGCTGTCTTTGTAAGCTCGAAGGAGCGGACAAATAAAAATCCgtcttaaaaaaatacataactaTTATATTTTAATCGTCCACCTGTCTTTTTTTCGCTCTATGTCGCGTATTAGAACATTTACAAAGCAATGTAATTTCACTTCACACAATACCCTTAACGTCTCAATGCCTTAATGCAGTTAAGGTCGGTTACGTTTTTTATCAGAATGATGTGAGTTCAGTAGTCTCACTTTTGCCAACTCTGCATAGTCTATTCTTATTCGGTTATAACTCAATCGATGTGTAttcattttgtgcataaaactgtgaTTCAAGTGAGTTTTTTGGATCACGAAAGCAGTTGGGTATCTGATTTTAAGCTCTTggcaatcaaaaaaaaaaaaagttcacTGGCGGTGATCTAATCACAGAAACGTTTTACTTTAAAGGCCTGTTTCGAAGGCAGTCTGCTTTTGCTGAAGTAAACAAATATGGTACGTCACAGTACATTCATCACAAGGCATTTCTACGGGGCAGGGTACTCTAGAGAACACCAAGTACTTTAATGTTTTCCCCGATATTTGAGGTTACGATTTTAGTTCATCCATACATTCTATGGAAAATAGGCATATAAAGGGCAATACAATCAAAACACCACACAAAAAGACAAAGCTACTTTAGTCAAAGAGAAATACACATTTACCAAATATACCCTGACCAGAATGTGTGAATATTCCACAAAGCACCGAGGTCTTTTCTTTGACGTCACGTAGGCCTATGCAAAACACCGTTGTTTGCAGTAGGCATGTAGGTCGCTGCGTTTAAATCtcaaacatttacaaataagAACGACTAACAAACCTTTCTCTCAAAGGCAAACTACCGTTGTAGAAATAGCACCAAATGAATTTACTCATTTAAAAAGGTTTTTGGGTTACCTGTGATGgctttttctaaaaaaaaaaaaaaaaaaaaaaaacagcagtaATTCACCTTATTGTGCATTAGCAAAGTGCAATGCATGGTAAATGTGTGCTCTAGCCGTTATGTACCTTAAGTTATGAATGTGCTATAGAAGGACTTCGATTTGGTGTTTTCCCTCTATGAATTCGTGCAAATCAAAAAGCTCTTGATTGTCAGTTAGAGGGCCATTGTGTTGGGCCTACCGTGAAAGTTATTGTGTGCTGCCTGTGAGTGAACACAGCCATGCGCCAACAATTGAGGAACACccttaaaattaataaataacaagGGTATATATGATACGCttactgtaattttaaaatacagCTTTTTGGGGACATGCAATTTTAAAAGGAAATGACTCGCCCGAACTATAGATACAGTCAGATGTCTTAATGATAAATTCAACTGTTTCGTTGACATAGACCTGACTATCACTATTATGCCAAAACGAGAGATTGTTAACCCTGCCTGCAAAACGAGTCAACATTTGCTCCATGAGAGTCCAAACCACCGGGTCATAACCACAGcggcaacaacaacaaaaaaaaacccaaCAACAACTCCACAATGTAAATAATGTTATTTTGACTGTAAAAAACTGACACATCAGCGTTTAATAAATACCTCTGTATATTCCAGAGTCTCAACCTCGATAAACCAGCCTGTGCTACATGAGGACGAGGTTTGCTACATAACAACAGGCCagtatattcatttaaaacaacaatgaaataataaaactaACGCGTAATAGTGCCagtaacagttttaaaacatttcccccGAGCTCAAAACAACAGTTCAAGGGATAACAGAGGCTTTTCTAAATTTGTGGCTGGGAGGGGGAGGAACAACTGAATGACCAAGCTGCCATCTCCACACCGGGTGAGAACGATGAGGCAGCTGGTTACTTTGAAAAGAGTTCAAGGAATAAGCGGGACTCAGATCTCCATCGCTGCCAATAACGAGTGACGGCGGAGAGGGAAAATTCGCCATGAAACTGAAGGGCTTTTTCAGAGATGCTACATTGGTGCTCGTTCGCTTCCGCTTGCTCGCGCCAGCACATTCTTCATTTGACCCCCCAAATTTTCCTGCAAGACGGGGGCTCCTGTCAACTTTTGCACTTGATCTAGATGATGTCCTTTCGCTTTTTCTAACCAGAAGCATTGTTCTAAAGTTTCTTCTGCCCTTTGCTACAATTTTACAATCTCCTTCGTCGGAACAAGGAGTGTTTAAAGTGCTTCTTGATTCCTCGTTATAGGCCGGATGTTTTTGAACAGAGCTTTCTGTGGTTTTAATCGTGTCTTTGCAGTGGTCGCTTTCCTTAAAATAGTTTCTGATGGTCTTGCCGTCAGCATCGTTATCCTTGCATTGATTTACATATTCGTATTCGTCAAAGGTATCCTCAACTTTAATTTTCACATTACTAAGTAAGAAAGGTGGCGTTTTTGTCGCCGCGTTTCCCTCATTGTTTGAACCTGAGGTCGAGACGGGCTCCTCTGTCTCTGCTTTGATAGATTTTAGAGGTGAGGGCAGTTTGAGGGAAGTTTTTGCTTCTCTCTTGGCATTTGCTGCTAATGAAAGTTTGCTGTCAGAAGACCTACAAACCGTTATCCCTTTGTCCGGAGCACAGTGTGATACCAAGGCTTGGGGGCATTTGTTTGGTATTCTTTGTTGGGGAAACGCCTTATTTCCATTTGCAATAGGTGTAAGGCCATTTTCTTTAATTCTGCTAGAGTCTGATGTCTTTGGATCGCTTGAAAACTCAAGGTGTGACACTCGTTCAGAAACCCTGTTTTCTCTCACATCGGGGAAACAGGCCACCACCGGGCAGAACTTTTGGACATTTGCACCGTCACTATCCTTGCGGCTATCCTTGAAGTCCGGTTTTTGTGTTTTGTCACCTCGTTGACAATCCAGAATAGTCGTTCCTCCTTGGTTTGTAGATATGTGTTGTAAATTAGGCCTGTAGTGAAAAGTAGGCTGTAAGACTAGCGGTGCTTTTGTGTTGAGGCTTGAGAACCGTGCACGCCTGAACCGAATACTCTGCACAGAAACTTGACTGGACACAGAGCTCGAGTCAGACTGCGATGAGCTCTCGTCATCGCTACTGACATCTGAAGAATCCGAGAGGGAGTCATCCTCCTCTTCGTCTGATGTACCGGAGTTGCTGCTTGTGGAGAAACTCGATCCAAAATCCGAGTCGTTGTTTATCCGTTCTGAAATGGAACTCGCGTCCGTATCACTGCTGCAGCTTTCCTGAAAATGTCCAGTATGCCGAGGGTCGACGTACAATCCATGCTCGAGGTGGTGAAACTGGGTTAAAGATCCGTTTGGTTTACAGCACTTGGGGACGACCAAAACCGGGCAGCTGCGTCTGCTCCTCGACCAAAACTGCCTCGCGCTGTTCTCGCGCTTCCTCTTCCTTTTGTAAAGTAGGTCTGCGTTGCCTTGGTGCTTTGACTGCGCTGCAATGGCGGACTGGTAGAGCAGCGGCTGCCGGTTCACGACGTGCCGAATAAACGCGTGTTTCTGATTAAAAGCCACACAGTTTTCGTGTATTTGTGCAGTTTCATAGTTTTTAAAGGGTTTGGATGCCGACTTTGTGACCGGTGGAAAGTCACGGACGAAAGACTTACTGTAAACTTGAGGTAGATTTGAGTGAGGGCGAGGGGCAGTCTCTTgtcgaacagctttctttttgAATGAGAAGGTCTGTGGGACGCTATGCAAACTTAACCAAACTTTCTCTCTCCAAAAGTCACTTTTGGCAGCGGTGTGGTTTTTGTCTTCGCACAATTTCTCGgaattttttgtcttttctcttcttttgtttgATTTCAGGACGCGCTCGGTTTTACATGAAAAATACAGTGCTTCAACGTCCTCCCTTGAAATCAGTGTACATTTTGCTGCATGGAA of Paramisgurnus dabryanus chromosome 22, PD_genome_1.1, whole genome shotgun sequence contains these proteins:
- the skida1 gene encoding SKI/DACH domain-containing protein 1, coding for MKKMEDLESGFEEMQGVKLGYLVIKGKQMFALSQVFTDLLKNIPRTTVHKRMDHLNVKKHHCDLEELRKLKAINSIAFHAAKCTLISREDVEALYFSCKTERVLKSNKRREKTKNSEKLCEDKNHTAAKSDFWREKVWLSLHSVPQTFSFKKKAVRQETAPRPHSNLPQVYSKSFVRDFPPVTKSASKPFKNYETAQIHENCVAFNQKHAFIRHVVNRQPLLYQSAIAAQSKHQGNADLLYKRKRKRENSARQFWSRSRRSCPVLVVPKCCKPNGSLTQFHHLEHGLYVDPRHTGHFQESCSSDTDASSISERINNDSDFGSSFSTSSNSGTSDEEEDDSLSDSSDVSSDDESSSQSDSSSVSSQVSVQSIRFRRARFSSLNTKAPLVLQPTFHYRPNLQHISTNQGGTTILDCQRGDKTQKPDFKDSRKDSDGANVQKFCPVVACFPDVRENRVSERVSHLEFSSDPKTSDSSRIKENGLTPIANGNKAFPQQRIPNKCPQALVSHCAPDKGITVCRSSDSKLSLAANAKREAKTSLKLPSPLKSIKAETEEPVSTSGSNNEGNAATKTPPFLLSNVKIKVEDTFDEYEYVNQCKDNDADGKTIRNYFKESDHCKDTIKTTESSVQKHPAYNEESRSTLNTPCSDEGDCKIVAKGRRNFRTMLLVRKSERTSSRSSAKVDRSPRLAGKFGGSNEECAGASKRKRTSTNVASLKKPFSFMANFPSPPSLVIGSDGDLSPAYSLNSFQSNQLPHRSHPVWRWQLGHSVVPPPPSHKFRKASVIP